The Candidatus Nitrosocosmicus franklandus genome contains a region encoding:
- the pspAA gene encoding PspA-associated protein PspAA, which produces MNNEIEREFKTVRILGGGQFKIDLDTVKEINQIDNEMVSLLQNNENNETVKKEFDEKIRKIYDKINEKGIKIEFKEITASDIIIPGLDIDLKKARELFKGEGIIDDLY; this is translated from the coding sequence ATGAACAACGAAATCGAACGAGAATTCAAGACGGTACGCATATTAGGCGGCGGTCAGTTCAAAATAGATCTCGATACTGTAAAAGAGATCAATCAGATAGATAATGAAATGGTTTCTCTACTGCAGAACAACGAAAATAATGAAACTGTGAAAAAGGAATTTGACGAGAAAATAAGGAAAATCTATGACAAAATTAATGAAAAGGGTATAAAAATAGAATTTAAAGAAATCACGGCGTCTGACATAATCATACCTGGATTGGATATCGATCTAAAAAAGGCCAGAGAATTATTTAAAGGCGAAGGTATAATCGATGACTTGTACTAA
- a CDS encoding PspA/IM30 family protein, whose translation MSLSDRIVNIIKQKVNKLIEKHEDPREALDYSAVKQTEMIQRLRRDIIEITASKKRLEMQKSRLQDNIKRLDDQAISAVKSGRDDLARLALERKNANLSQIKDLDNQILEIQNEQTKLQEAESRLSAKIESFKSRKEIIKAKYSAAEAQVRVKENLTGISEEMSDIGVAISRAEEKTEALKSKSMAIDEMIDSGMLTDYTNSKDQIDMELERAESKEKVESELAKLKSSLATK comes from the coding sequence ATGAGTCTTTCTGATAGGATTGTTAATATAATAAAACAAAAAGTAAATAAACTGATAGAAAAACACGAAGATCCTCGAGAAGCTCTTGATTATTCGGCCGTAAAACAGACTGAAATGATACAGAGGCTGAGAAGAGATATCATAGAGATAACGGCTTCAAAAAAACGTCTTGAAATGCAAAAATCACGCCTACAAGATAATATAAAACGATTGGATGATCAAGCGATTTCTGCAGTTAAATCTGGCAGGGATGATTTGGCAAGGCTAGCATTAGAAAGAAAAAATGCAAATTTGTCTCAGATCAAAGATTTAGATAATCAGATTCTGGAAATTCAGAACGAACAGACTAAATTGCAAGAAGCAGAAAGTCGTTTATCCGCAAAAATAGAATCATTCAAATCCAGAAAGGAGATAATAAAAGCAAAATACTCTGCTGCTGAAGCGCAAGTGAGGGTAAAAGAAAATCTTACTGGAATATCAGAAGAAATGTCTGATATTGGTGTTGCTATTAGTCGAGCAGAGGAAAAGACAGAGGCACTAAAATCAAAATCCATGGCTATAGATGAAATGATTGATTCTGGAATGTTAACGGATTATACAAATAGCAAGGACCAGATAGATATGGAATTAGAAAGAGCAGAGTCAAAGGAGAAAGTGGAATCGGAACTAGCCAAGTTGAAGTCCAGTTTGGCTACAAAATAG
- a CDS encoding cation diffusion facilitator family transporter, which yields MKIVLVLLASYLVVEILTGFYTGSLALIADAGHMLADTFGICIALIAAIYSKKEATPVHTFGFFRTEILASFLNSIILSLLSIIIIYEAYRRIFEPLEIQSLPMIIVAIVGLIINIIGMYVLRGEYFHTHNNEDEVTQNKKHTNKQVIETEDLNIQGAKLELLSDTIGSVGVISGGILIAITSINVIDPILSIGLSLFILPRIFNLLKKSVHILMEGVPSNISYELIQQELLKIKGVTGVFDLHIWSITSGLHALSAHVVVMDTSNSYQILDEINSLLEKKFNITHSTIQIERFHPIDNNE from the coding sequence TTGAAAATTGTCCTGGTCTTACTTGCTTCTTATTTAGTTGTCGAAATTCTTACTGGTTTTTATACAGGTAGTCTGGCTCTCATTGCCGATGCTGGACATATGCTTGCTGATACATTTGGAATATGTATTGCATTGATTGCGGCAATTTATAGCAAAAAGGAAGCCACTCCTGTTCACACATTTGGCTTTTTTAGGACAGAAATTCTTGCTTCCTTCCTAAATAGTATAATTTTATCACTTTTGTCTATAATCATAATTTACGAGGCTTATAGGCGAATTTTTGAACCATTAGAGATCCAAAGCTTGCCTATGATTATCGTTGCTATAGTAGGTTTAATAATAAATATTATTGGGATGTATGTTTTACGGGGAGAGTACTTTCATACACATAACAATGAGGATGAAGTTACTCAAAATAAGAAACACACAAATAAACAGGTAATTGAAACAGAGGATCTGAATATCCAAGGAGCTAAGCTGGAACTATTGAGCGATACCATCGGCTCTGTAGGTGTAATATCGGGTGGCATCTTAATAGCAATTACAAGTATAAACGTAATCGATCCTATATTAAGTATTGGACTTTCTTTATTTATATTACCTCGTATATTCAATTTATTGAAAAAATCTGTACATATATTGATGGAAGGTGTACCTTCCAACATATCATACGAGCTTATACAGCAGGAACTATTGAAGATAAAAGGAGTAACAGGAGTTTTTGATCTACACATTTGGAGTATAACGTCAGGTTTACACGCTTTGTCAGCCCATGTAGTTGTAATGGATACTAGCAATTCATACCAAATATTAGATGAGATTAATTCTTTATTAGAAAAAAAATTTAATATCACTCATTCAACCATTCAAATAGAGCGATTTCATCCTATAGATAATAATGAATGA
- a CDS encoding asparagine synthase C-terminal domain-containing protein, giving the protein MIKVLLSEELTLHLYSAVEIFVKGVDKVVIAFSGGVDSSILAKICKDLGKHVYLVTVGFPESHDLLFSKSISRLSALQLHHITFEISPVDIVRDIKYVKDKLSCNNLSHIENCLAFYQISCVIRNNNLGNFFLTANGFDELFCGYDRYRSYYNQGEVAINKYMEEKLANEAHMMKEISEVINELRIESFQPFLSEPFIKFCKNIPLKHKITSSNDLLRKHILREVALKIGVPKESAYKPKKAIQYGSNIHKFISKNKDLLA; this is encoded by the coding sequence ATGATAAAAGTGCTATTATCCGAAGAACTCACTCTCCATTTATATTCTGCTGTTGAAATTTTCGTAAAAGGCGTCGATAAAGTTGTGATTGCATTTTCTGGAGGTGTTGATAGTTCTATATTAGCAAAAATTTGTAAAGATTTAGGAAAGCATGTTTATCTAGTTACCGTTGGTTTTCCCGAATCTCATGATCTTTTATTTTCAAAATCCATCTCAAGATTGTCCGCTTTGCAATTACATCATATAACTTTTGAAATTAGTCCTGTTGATATTGTTAGAGATATCAAGTATGTAAAAGATAAATTGTCATGTAATAATCTTTCTCATATTGAAAATTGCCTTGCCTTTTATCAAATTAGTTGCGTGATAAGAAATAACAACTTGGGCAATTTTTTTCTGACAGCCAACGGCTTCGATGAATTGTTTTGTGGATACGATAGATATAGATCATACTATAATCAAGGTGAGGTCGCCATTAACAAATACATGGAAGAAAAATTGGCAAACGAAGCTCATATGATGAAAGAAATTTCCGAGGTAATAAATGAACTAAGAATAGAATCCTTTCAGCCTTTTCTCTCCGAACCATTTATCAAATTTTGTAAAAATATTCCTCTTAAGCACAAGATAACAAGTTCTAATGATCTATTGCGAAAACATATTTTAAGAGAAGTGGCTCTAAAAATAGGCGTTCCCAAAGAATCAGCTTATAAGCCAAAAAAAGCTATTCAATATGGATCTAATATTCACAAATTTATATCTAAAAACAAGGATCTCTTAGCTTAG
- a CDS encoding 6-pyruvoyl trahydropterin synthase family protein, translated as MDKDLKFIGQNKNLVENRTGYSISKLLDFLKIKYEYNNKFNDSDLNIDFKIGDKYIKIIEDESDMNEFRLIKEKFPLLDIIAIGKSSFLGKINEMDSIFLFDKQSEQIGSIFIDDPSLAFDYAHILPLVEKCSIIHGHTSTIMVEIIGEMKNNLVIDFSEAKKIIKEALYQIDHKFFINKKYLKKEEGDHYFIEFDGPKGYFDLKVPKYTTYLLDGEATVENLSTEIIAMLSNKMPPNVQALGVYIYEGVNKGAHILSYI; from the coding sequence TTGGATAAGGATCTAAAGTTTATAGGTCAAAATAAAAACTTAGTTGAAAATAGAACAGGATATTCGATATCAAAACTGTTGGATTTTCTAAAAATAAAATACGAATACAATAACAAATTTAATGACTCTGATCTTAATATTGATTTTAAAATTGGTGATAAATATATTAAAATAATAGAAGACGAGTCCGACATGAATGAATTCAGACTAATCAAAGAAAAGTTTCCATTATTAGATATAATAGCCATAGGAAAATCATCCTTTTTAGGAAAAATTAATGAAATGGATAGTATTTTTTTGTTTGACAAACAGAGTGAGCAAATTGGATCGATTTTTATAGATGACCCTTCCTTGGCCTTTGATTATGCTCATATTCTTCCTTTAGTAGAAAAATGTTCTATAATTCATGGCCACACTTCAACAATCATGGTTGAGATCATAGGAGAGATGAAAAACAATCTTGTAATCGATTTTTCAGAGGCAAAGAAAATAATAAAAGAAGCTTTGTATCAGATAGATCACAAATTCTTCATCAATAAAAAATATTTAAAGAAAGAAGAAGGTGATCATTATTTTATAGAGTTTGATGGTCCCAAGGGCTATTTTGATTTGAAAGTGCCCAAATATACAACATATCTTTTAGACGGAGAAGCAACTGTTGAAAATTTATCTACTGAAATAATCGCAATGCTCTCAAATAAGATGCCACCAAATGTTCAGGCTTTAGGTGTGTATATCTATGAAGGAGTCAATAAAGGAGCTCACATACTTTCTTACATCTAA
- a CDS encoding valine--tRNA ligase: protein MSVKITDKAWSSELEKKIIHDWRNNKTYDFDATTDQSNEKYFVIDTPPPYPSGRPWHIGAAAHYAQIDMIARFARLKGLKVIFPIGVDRNGIPVEIHTEKKYKIRMRNTDRKEFLKLCKLTLDETEDEFMGILTSLGLSANFNQKYQTDSPDFRAFTQATFIEMWNRGLVYLGNRPNNYCVDCGTTIADAEIIYSDIETKLVYIKFYFKNSNDSIVIATTRPELLFACQAIIVNPEDERYKKIQGKFLKIPLFEREVKIIPHNSADMNFGSGAVMICSYGDLNDVQLFRELGLTEIRSIDLNGRTTEFAGEFANLKIKEARDKIVDGLTNRGLVEKIEIITHRTPLCERSKTQIEIISLEDYYLKQVDIKSELLERSNSIKFYPEMHRQILVNWINSIAIDWPISRRRFYGTEIPIWYCTKCNSPNLPQPGKYYRPWEEDPPFEKCNKCNNDKFEGEKRIFDTWMDSSITPLYITKFNKNKEIFEKSYPTAIRPQGKDIVRTWLYYTILRCVYLTDQIPWESAWIMGYGVDEKGEKMSKSKGNVIDPLPLINKYGADAFRFWSASETNIGYDFRCSELKIQGAQKFLSKLWNIGRFISNFEVVEENNKPHELNPTDKWILAELSKTTEKCLEGYEELNFFIPANVIREFTWNIFAAHYIEMIKGRAYNTKSDDNRKSALYTIHKCFRTILLLLEPISPFITYELWSKIYGKEEMLSSKKKIPIIEKKYDSFVHLTQSIIKFNSDIWNKKKETISEITNKPLSLKDPIQTEIPTELELFRDDLIVMHNIITE, encoded by the coding sequence TTGAGTGTAAAGATTACAGATAAGGCCTGGTCATCGGAATTAGAAAAAAAAATTATACATGATTGGAGGAATAATAAGACATACGACTTTGATGCAACAACCGATCAAAGTAATGAAAAATATTTTGTCATAGACACTCCCCCTCCTTATCCCTCAGGAAGACCATGGCATATTGGAGCTGCTGCACACTATGCTCAAATAGATATGATTGCCAGGTTTGCACGTTTAAAGGGATTAAAAGTAATCTTTCCTATTGGGGTAGATCGTAATGGAATTCCTGTAGAAATTCACACTGAAAAAAAATACAAGATAAGGATGAGGAATACCGATAGAAAAGAGTTTTTGAAACTATGCAAATTAACTTTGGATGAAACAGAAGACGAATTTATGGGGATCTTGACTAGTCTTGGTCTGAGTGCAAACTTTAACCAAAAATATCAAACTGATTCCCCGGACTTTAGGGCCTTTACCCAAGCAACATTCATTGAAATGTGGAATAGGGGTCTTGTATACCTTGGCAACAGACCAAATAATTACTGTGTTGACTGTGGTACAACGATAGCCGATGCAGAGATCATATATTCGGATATCGAAACAAAGTTGGTTTACATAAAATTTTATTTTAAAAATAGTAATGATAGTATTGTCATTGCAACTACTAGACCTGAGCTACTTTTTGCCTGCCAAGCCATAATTGTAAATCCAGAAGATGAGCGATATAAAAAAATTCAAGGAAAATTCTTGAAAATTCCGTTGTTTGAAAGGGAAGTTAAAATAATACCTCATAACTCTGCTGACATGAATTTTGGATCTGGAGCGGTCATGATATGTAGTTATGGTGATCTTAATGATGTTCAACTATTCAGGGAATTAGGGCTTACAGAAATCCGATCTATCGACTTGAATGGAAGGACAACCGAATTTGCAGGTGAATTTGCCAACCTGAAGATAAAAGAAGCAAGGGATAAAATAGTAGATGGATTAACAAATCGAGGATTAGTCGAAAAAATAGAGATCATTACTCACAGAACACCCCTTTGTGAAAGAAGCAAGACACAGATTGAAATAATTTCGCTTGAAGATTATTATCTTAAACAAGTAGACATAAAATCAGAATTACTAGAACGATCGAATTCGATCAAATTTTATCCTGAAATGCATAGGCAAATTCTTGTAAACTGGATAAACTCTATTGCCATTGATTGGCCAATATCAAGAAGACGATTTTACGGAACAGAGATTCCGATATGGTATTGTACAAAATGTAATAGTCCAAATCTACCTCAGCCAGGGAAATACTACAGACCATGGGAAGAGGATCCTCCATTTGAAAAATGCAACAAGTGTAATAATGACAAGTTTGAAGGAGAAAAAAGGATTTTTGATACATGGATGGATTCCAGTATAACTCCTCTTTACATCACAAAATTTAACAAGAATAAAGAAATTTTCGAAAAATCTTATCCGACAGCGATCAGACCTCAAGGAAAGGACATCGTAAGAACTTGGTTATATTATACCATCCTGAGGTGTGTATATCTTACAGACCAAATTCCATGGGAGAGCGCATGGATAATGGGTTATGGTGTAGATGAAAAAGGAGAGAAAATGAGTAAAAGCAAGGGAAATGTCATTGATCCACTCCCACTAATTAATAAATATGGTGCAGATGCCTTTAGATTTTGGTCTGCAAGTGAAACTAATATAGGATATGATTTTAGATGCTCGGAACTGAAAATACAAGGAGCTCAAAAGTTCTTGTCAAAATTGTGGAATATTGGAAGATTTATTTCTAATTTTGAAGTTGTTGAAGAAAATAACAAGCCTCATGAATTAAATCCAACAGACAAGTGGATACTCGCAGAACTATCGAAAACAACAGAAAAATGCCTCGAAGGATACGAAGAATTGAACTTTTTCATACCTGCAAATGTGATAAGGGAATTTACCTGGAATATATTCGCTGCTCACTATATAGAAATGATCAAAGGTAGAGCATATAATACAAAATCTGATGACAATAGAAAATCGGCTCTTTATACCATCCACAAATGTTTTAGAACAATATTGCTTCTGTTAGAACCAATTTCTCCATTTATCACTTATGAACTTTGGTCAAAGATTTATGGTAAAGAGGAAATGCTTTCAAGTAAAAAAAAGATTCCCATTATAGAGAAGAAGTACGACTCCTTTGTACACCTAACTCAGTCAATAATCAAATTCAATTCAGACATATGGAATAAGAAAAAAGAAACCATATCGGAAATTACAAACAAACCCCTTTCTCTTAAAGATCCCATTCAAACGGAAATACCAACAGAATTGGAATTATTTAGAGACGATTTAATTGTAATGCATAATATTATAACAGAATAA
- a CDS encoding DUF6659 family protein produces the protein MDYQKIIDAIFELNKDIRYAGFIDETGSLIVGGMRHGIDSIVDQPSEELYLTHTALRKSMRERFDDTMGKARFVYVEREKLSLLTFYLDKKMLLITLEPNMESQNVIDLAEDILDIVSGNKS, from the coding sequence ATGGACTACCAAAAAATAATTGACGCTATTTTTGAACTAAACAAAGATATCCGATATGCTGGATTTATTGATGAAACCGGGTCATTAATAGTTGGTGGAATGCGACATGGAATAGATTCTATTGTTGATCAACCAAGCGAAGAATTATATCTTACACATACCGCCCTTCGAAAATCTATGAGAGAAAGATTCGATGATACTATGGGTAAAGCTCGTTTTGTATATGTGGAGCGTGAAAAGCTATCTTTGTTAACGTTTTACTTGGACAAAAAAATGTTGTTAATTACTTTGGAGCCTAATATGGAATCTCAGAACGTAATTGATTTGGCAGAGGACATATTAGACATTGTAAGCGGAAATAAATCTTGA
- a CDS encoding discoidin domain-containing protein: protein MKKYNNFLSVFLMLTLIFSTPGLYDSVAQVHASLNLKDIIGGYIDGVPNPGNNGNWPWPWPNPNPTPQPQPQPQPQPQPQPQPQPQPQPQPLPQLPEGCSEATVTRIGASGNDGNRPQNVLDNNYNTRWSNYGKGSYIQIELEKDDILCAVDIAWHRGDVRINDFSISTSQDGSIFTTLFSGKSSGQTNSYERYLIQDSDLKAKYIRVTVFGNTENDWASISEIRAYSKPSSTSPTPDPTPDPTPDPTPGQQLPEGCSEATVTRIGASGNDGNRPQNVLDNNYNTRWSNYGKGSYIQIELEKDDILCAVDIAWHRGDVRINDFSISTSQDGSIFTTLFSGKSSGQTNSYERYLIQDSDLKAKYIRVTVFGNTENDWASISEIRAYSKPSSTSPTPDPTPDPTPDPTPDPNSGVDIFGVKKIYPDKPNGEKWFMNMNNPNSDSRFDPKLTLKKNTDGSWKVTSSKVRMNVFTSTGYHQDDIDTYNQKQLSTNGYMQAVNDWRNVEITGIVKINSASDSDFDLTWYAHGGKHNSDVPCEGTAYKGGLFKDGRSRFAKEQWHSGGYSFTPAQKNIGSIEDKWVGYKAIMYNTVVNGKPAVKLENWVDENNDGNWKKIFGYTDSGGFGDEGDRCGGSPDQLLSWGGPIVTFRWDGSSNVDIKNLSVREIAVN from the coding sequence ATGAAAAAGTATAACAATTTTCTGAGTGTTTTTCTAATGTTAACATTAATTTTTTCAACTCCAGGTCTATATGACTCAGTTGCACAAGTACATGCAAGTCTGAACTTAAAAGACATCATAGGTGGTTATATAGATGGTGTACCTAATCCTGGAAATAATGGAAATTGGCCTTGGCCTTGGCCTAATCCAAATCCTACTCCTCAGCCCCAACCTCAGCCCCAACCTCAGCCCCAACCTCAGCCCCAACCTCAGCCCCAACCTCAGCCCCAACCTCTACCTCAGTTACCTGAAGGTTGCTCTGAAGCCACCGTTACTCGTATAGGTGCAAGTGGTAATGATGGAAACAGACCACAAAATGTTCTTGATAATAACTATAACACTCGATGGTCAAATTATGGAAAAGGATCTTATATCCAAATAGAACTTGAAAAAGATGATATTCTTTGTGCAGTAGATATCGCATGGCACAGAGGTGATGTAAGAATAAATGACTTTTCAATTTCAACCTCTCAAGACGGTTCAATCTTTACAACTTTGTTCTCTGGAAAAAGCAGTGGACAGACTAATTCTTATGAGCGTTACTTGATACAAGATTCTGATCTCAAGGCAAAGTATATTCGAGTAACTGTATTTGGAAATACAGAAAATGATTGGGCTTCCATTTCCGAGATCCGGGCATATTCCAAACCTTCATCAACTAGTCCTACTCCTGACCCCACTCCTGACCCCACTCCTGACCCCACTCCTGGTCAACAATTACCTGAAGGTTGCTCTGAAGCCACCGTTACTCGTATAGGTGCAAGTGGTAATGATGGAAACAGACCACAAAATGTTCTTGATAATAACTATAACACTCGATGGTCAAATTATGGAAAAGGATCTTATATCCAAATAGAACTTGAAAAAGATGATATTCTTTGTGCAGTAGATATCGCATGGCACAGAGGTGATGTAAGAATAAATGACTTTTCAATTTCAACCTCTCAAGACGGTTCAATCTTTACAACTTTGTTCTCTGGAAAAAGCAGTGGACAGACTAATTCTTATGAGCGTTACTTGATACAAGATTCTGATCTCAAGGCAAAGTATATTCGAGTAACTGTATTTGGAAATACAGAAAATGATTGGGCTTCCATTTCCGAGATCCGGGCATATTCCAAACCTTCATCAACTAGTCCTACTCCTGACCCCACTCCTGACCCCACTCCTGACCCCACTCCTGACCCTAATAGTGGGGTAGATATTTTTGGAGTAAAGAAAATTTATCCTGACAAACCAAATGGGGAAAAATGGTTCATGAATATGAATAACCCGAATTCCGATAGTCGATTCGATCCTAAACTCACTTTGAAGAAAAATACTGATGGATCTTGGAAGGTAACGTCAAGCAAAGTCCGAATGAACGTGTTTACTAGTACGGGATACCACCAAGACGATATTGATACTTATAATCAAAAACAATTATCGACCAACGGTTATATGCAAGCAGTTAATGACTGGAGGAATGTCGAAATAACGGGAATTGTAAAGATAAATTCGGCATCTGATTCGGACTTTGATTTGACTTGGTATGCACATGGTGGTAAGCACAATTCTGATGTTCCGTGTGAAGGTACTGCATATAAGGGAGGATTATTCAAGGATGGTCGCTCGCGATTTGCAAAAGAACAATGGCATTCCGGCGGATACTCATTCACACCTGCACAAAAGAATATCGGGTCTATTGAGGATAAGTGGGTAGGGTACAAGGCCATTATGTACAATACTGTAGTAAATGGAAAACCAGCAGTAAAGCTTGAAAATTGGGTCGATGAAAATAATGATGGAAACTGGAAGAAGATATTTGGATATACGGATAGTGGAGGATTCGGAGACGAGGGTGATAGATGTGGAGGAAGTCCAGATCAATTGCTTTCATGGGGAGGACCAATCGTAACATTCCGATGGGATGGAAGTTCAAACGTAGATATAAAGAATCTAAGCGTTAGGGAAATAGCAGTAAACTAA
- a CDS encoding RidA family protein yields the protein MTPEKKIESLNLVIPKGISKALGSYVPLVRVDNFVFISGQLPIEIDSPTNDLKFKGKVGKQVSIEDAQSACEVCCLNAISILKNSVGELDKVKRIVKITGYVNCDDSFVDHPKVINGASDFLIEIFGEVGRHSRVAVGVNSLPLNSPVEIDFVIQLKES from the coding sequence ATGACTCCAGAGAAAAAAATAGAATCACTGAATCTTGTAATACCAAAGGGAATATCAAAAGCATTGGGTTCTTATGTTCCATTGGTAAGGGTAGACAATTTTGTTTTCATTTCTGGCCAGCTGCCAATAGAAATTGATTCTCCCACTAATGATTTAAAATTTAAGGGGAAAGTGGGAAAACAAGTTTCAATAGAAGATGCACAATCAGCTTGTGAAGTCTGCTGTCTAAATGCGATTTCGATTCTGAAAAATTCTGTTGGAGAATTAGATAAAGTAAAAAGAATAGTCAAAATAACAGGTTACGTAAATTGTGATGATTCTTTTGTGGACCATCCCAAGGTAATAAACGGTGCGTCAGATTTTCTTATTGAGATCTTTGGAGAAGTTGGAAGACATTCCAGAGTAGCTGTAGGAGTAAACAGTTTACCATTAAACTCACCTGTGGAGATCGACTTCGTAATTCAGTTAAAAGAATCATAA